TCCCCCGGGATGCCCTCCGCAGTGGCGCCGGAGGGGAGGAAGACCAGGCGAAGGGGTCGGTCGGCCATGTCAGGCCCAGCCCCTGGCGAAGGCCAGGACGTCGTCGCCTATCTTCCCGGCCCGGTAGTCCCGGATGGAGGCCGCCTTGAAGGGGGCGTAGGGAGGCTGGGAACGGGGAGAGAGGACCTCCTCGTCCCTTCGGAGGATGTGAAGACACGGGGAGATGCGTTTTTTCACGGTAGACACCCCTTCCTGCCCGGATCGGGCGGAGGTCTTTCGGGGATGGGGAAAAGCCCGGACCGGGCCACGGGGGCTTGAGCATCCGCCCCGGGACCAGGTCGCCCGAGAGAAAGGAGAAAGCGACGAGGGTGACCCTGTCCCCTGGGGAGTGTACCCCCTTGAGCAGGGGAGTGAGCAGCACCTCCCTGCAGCGGCAGCCTTCCATGATGCACCCCAGGACCAGGGGCAGGGCAAAGGCAATGCAAGAGGCGCGAAGGACGTTGCCTCCCAGGGGGAGACGAAGGGGGTGTTTCGTTTTTCCTGTTTTGTCGCGATGGTTCCCCTTTTGACAGGAGCCTTCGGGTCTGCTAGCGTTTTGTCCACAAGGGCGCGACCTGCGCCCCCATACGTAGGGTCGCGGCGGAGGAAGCCGGTGCAAAGCCGGCACAGCCCCGCTACGGTAAGGAGGACGACGTGCGGACGATCGCCACGGGGGGACCCCTGGAAGGCCCGCACGGAGGAGGATTCCAAGTCCGGATACTGCGCCGATGGCCCCACGGCTCCTTCCTCGAGGGCGGAAGGTGTCCTTTTGATTGCCCAAGGACTCCGCCCCAAAGGGACCCCTTCCCTCCCGAGGAGGAGTGTCTTCTGCGCCCGAGGACGGCGGCGGTCCCGAGGGGGACCGGAGGCGATGAGGAACGGAGGAGAGGGACCATGAGGAAGGGGTTTGGACGGGTTCTCTGGGGTGCCGCTGCGGGGATCGTCCTGCTGGCGGGGTGCGCCTTCGCCGTGGAGGCGGACAGCGCGGTCTACGCCACCAGCGACTTCACCACCGGGAGGCTGGGGGTGGCCGCGGGGAACGCCCTGACGCAGGTGGGCACCGTGGCGGGCGACCCGGGGGTGCTGGTCTTCCGCAAGAACGGGGCGGAGAAGGTGCTCTACCGGGAGCCGGTGAACTACGGGGCGGGGGAGGACACGGTGACGGTCTTCGACCCCGCCAACTGGTCCGCCCCGGAGGCGAACCTGCGCATGGGCCACAACATCTGCGGCGCCGTCGCCTCGGGACAGCACCTGTTCTGTGCCAACTACTACAACGACGGCACGTCCTCCTTCCTCACGAAGCACGACATGAACGACCGGTACAAGCTGGTGGCCAGTCTGGACCTGGACGACAAGAACGCCGCCAACGGGTCGGAGTACGTGAAGGACGTGGCCCTGGTGGACGGGGCCCTCTTCGTCCTGGTGGAGCGGCGGGACGGGGCCTGGCCTCCCGCCTTCTTCCCCAGCTCCCTGGTGAAGGTGGACCCCTCCGCCCTGACGGTTCAGGGAAGCGCGGAGCTGAACCCCAACCCCTCCACCATGGCCTATTCTTCCATCACAGGGAAGTTCTACGTGGCCTGCGTCGGCGGAACCCGCAACGCCGCGACCCTGCCCGCCACCTCCATCCAGACGGTGGTGCCCTCCACCTTGGCGGTGGGGACCTTCGCCACGGCGGAAAACCTACCCGCTTCGGACAGGCAGTACGCCTTCGACCAGATCGGCGTGGCGGGAGGGGTGCTCTTCGTGACGGGGTACTTCAACGGCCCCGTGACCTGGCCCGCTCCGAACCCCTGCAAGGTCTACTCCTGCACCCTTCTGGCCCCGGCCATGACGGAGCGGGGCAGCTTCACCGGCTGGATCAACGACGCCGCCGCAGACCCGGAGCAGGGACGTTTCTGGGTGTCCCACCGGGGCACCGGGCAGGCCGACGGGGCCCTGGTGCTCTACGGTCTCTCGGGATCGGAGGTGCGCCGGTTCGATGAGGCGAAGCTGGGCGGCGTGCCCTACGCCGTGGCGCCCCTGACCCGCACCGGCGGCGGAAGCGGCGGCGGGTCCGGCGGCGGCTGCTCCGCTGCGGCCTTCTCCCCCTTCGCCCTGTTCCTGCTGCTGCCCCTTCTGGCCTTGCGGTGGCGGCGCTAGATTCCTACCCGGGGGGCCGGGCGGAACGCCCGGCCTCCCTCTCCCGCTGGGCCCGGCTCCTCCTTCTGGGAGGAGCCTTGGCATTTCTGGGCGCCCCCGCCCGGGGGGAGGACCTGCCCCCGGTGACGGTAACGGACACCCGTCTGGAGGCGGAGGAGGGGGCCGCTTCTCCGGGGTGCGTCACCATCCTCCGGCCCGAGGAGGTCCGGGGGGAGGCCAAGACGGTGGCGGACCTGCTGGAGCAGAGCGCGGGGGTGCACGTGGTGCGCCTCCGGGGTCGGGGCAACTACACCGTGGCCCTGGTGCGGGGCAGCACCGCCGCCCAGGTGGCGGTGTACCTGGACGGGACCCTGGTGAACTCCGCCGGGGAATCGGCGGTGGACCTCTCCACCCTCCCGGTGGAGTCGGTGGAGCGCATCGAGGTGTACCGGGGGGCCATCCCCGCCCGGTTCGGCGTCTCCGGCGCGGGGGCGGTGGTCTCCATCCTCACCCGGCGTCCCCGGGGACGGGAGGGGTCCGTCCTGGTGCAGGGAGGCTCCTACGGTGAGTGGGGACTCTCGGGACGCTACGGCAACGATCTGGGGGACGGGCGCTACCTGGTCTCCTTCGGGTTCTCCGGATCCCAGGGGGATTTCTCCTACCACAACGACAACGGCACCCCCTGGAATCCCTCGGACGACTACGACGCCACCCGACAGAACAACGACTGGACGGAGGGGAACCTGCTCTTCCGCTACCAGGGGGACGACGGCTGGCGCTTCCGCGCGGAGGCCTACCGTCGGGACCAGGACCTGCCCCGCAAGGCCTCGGGGAACGACCGCCCCGGGGACCCGCCGGGGTCCAACCTGGACACGCGACGGCTGCGCCTCGCCGCGGGGAAGGAGGGAAGCTGGGAAGGGGGCTCCTGGAGCTGGGACCTGACCTACGGTCGCCTGGAGAAGGAGTTCTTCGATCCCCTGGACCCCCGGACCCTGCCCACCCCCCGGTCCACCCGCAACCAGTACGACACGGACCTGTGGGACCTCTCCGGCGGGACCACCCTGACCCCCTGGAAGGGGCACCGGGTGGACCTGCGCATGCGCCTGGCCCACGAGGCCCTCTCGGTGAAGGGGGACTACGTGGACCGCTACGGCCTGCGGGGGGAGTACACCCAGAACGCCACGGACCTCACCGCGGAGGACCGCATCGACCTGGGCGGGGGGACGGTCCTGGTCCCCACCCTGCGCTGGAACCGGGTGGACGACGAGTCCCACCTCTCCGGCGGCCTGGCCCTGGAGGGGCGCTTCTCCTCCTCCCTGGGGTGGCACGCCTCCTGGGGGGTGTACCACCGGGCGCCGAACCTCTACGAGCGCTACGGCGACGGGGCCCTCATCCTTCCCCGGCCGGACCTGGAGTGGGAGCGCTCCGTCCAGTGGGACGCGGGGCTCCGCTGGTCCGGCACGGTCGCGGGGGGCCGGACGACCCTGGACGTGTCCTACTTCCAGGCGGACGCGGAGGATCTCATCGAGTTCGTCATGGCGGGGCCCTACGTGGGGTACTACGACAACATCGGCAAGAGCTTCGTCCGGGGGGCGGAGGTGGAGGCCACCTACGCCCGGGACACCTGGGACGCCGTCCTGGCCTACACCTACACGGACGGGGAGAACCGGACCCCCGGGGGAAACTACGGGAAACCCCTGCCCAACCGGCCCAAACACGCCGCCACCCTGCGGGTCAACGGGGACCTGCTCCCCCGCCTCCGGGGTTTCCTGGAGGTGGAGTACCTGGGGGAGAACTGGGTGGACGCGGGGGCCAACCTGGCCTACGAGGACCTCACCACGGTGGGGCTGGGGATCAAGTGGAGCCTCCGGGAGGGGGGCGTCCTCACCCTGGGGGTGCGGGACCTCTTCGACCAGTCCTCGGACCGGAAGAACCTCCCCACCTACGGCCCCTCGGAGCTGGCCTGGTACCCCGACCCGGGGCGCACCTTCTACGCATCCTACCTGTGGACCTTCTGATCGAGGTCCCGGGGTGAAGGAGACGAGACATCCATGAACGACCCACAGAACCCGGGGCGGCGCCGATTTCGAGCCCCCCTTCTCCTGTGCTGCCTGGCGGCGCTGCTTGCGGGAGGCCTTCCCGCCTGGGGAGCCCCGAAGGGGGAGGCCCCCCGCCACGCCCGGCTCTTCTCCCTGGATCGGAAGGAGGGGCTGACGGTGCTGCACAACCGCCTCCCCTGGGGAGGGGCGACGGAAGAGCTGGCCTGGGTCCTGACCCCGGACCCCTCCGCCCCGGTTCCTCCGGCCCTGGCCGGACTCCCCCGGCTTCGGTGTCCCGCCCGGCGCATCGTGGCCCTCACCATCCCCGCGGTGAGCGCCCTCTCCCTGTTGGGTTGCTCGGACCGCATCGTGGGGGTGGGGGGCAAACGGTTCCTCTACGATCCGGGGAAGGAGCTGGCGGGGGTGACGGAGGTGGGACCCGAAGGGGGCATGGGGCCCGACGCGGACCTGGAGCGCATCGTGGCCCTGAAGCCCGACGTGGTGCTGGCCTACGTCTACACGCCCCAGGAGAGGGCCACGGCGGAGCGCCTCGCCTCCCTGGGGGTCCCGGTGGTGTTCCTCTCGGAGTACCTGGAGGCGACCCCCCTGGGGATGGCGGAATGGCTGGTGGCCGTGGGAGCCCTGGTGGGTCGGGAGGCCCAGGCCCGGGCCTTCTACGACCGCACGGTTCTGGACTACGGGGCGATCCGCGCCCGGGCCCTGGGGGCTCAAGGTCGGCCCAAGGCCCTGGCGGGAGCCCCCTTCCAGGGGAGCTGGTACGTGGCGGGACGGGACAGCTGGCTGGCCCGCCTGGTGGGGGACGCGGGGGGGGACTACCTCTGGAAGGACCTGCCCGGCCGGGGCTCCGTGCCCGTGGAGGCGGAGACGGTCTTCTCCCGGGCTTCGAAGGCGGACGTGTGGGTGCAGTGCGGTCTCTGGCGCTCCCTGGAGGAGATCCGCCGCAGCGACCCCCGGCTGGCCCAGCTGGCTCCCTTCCGGGGCGGTCGGGTCTTCAACAACGACGCCCGATCCCGGCCCGGAGGGGGCAACGACTACTACGAGAGCGGGGTCTGGCGCCCCGACCGGATCCTGGGGGACCTGGCGGCGGTGCTGCACCCGGAGCGCTTCCCGGGGCACCGGTTCACCTACTACCGCAGACTCCCGGTAGGGAAGCCTTGAGGGCGGACGCCCTCCCCCGGGGCCTCTGGCTTCTGCTGCTGGCGGGGGCGGCCCTGGTCGCCTTCGGGGCGGACCTGTTCCTGGGCTCCGTCTCCATCCCGCCGGAGCGGGTGCTGCGGGCGCTCCTCTCCTGGGGGGTCCAGGACCCCCAGGACCGCATCGTCCTGGCCTTCCGCCTCCCCCGGGCGGCCACGGCCCTGCTGGCGGGGGCGGCCCTGGCCGCCTCGGGGCTGCTGATGCAGACCCTCTTCGAGAACCCCCTGGCGGGGTCCTTCGTCCTGGGGGTGGACTCCGGGGCGGGGCTGGGGGTGGCCCTGCTGCTTTTGGCGGCGGACTCCCTGGGGGCGGGGATCTCCCGCTTCCTGGCCCTGGGGGGGGTGGCGGCGGCCTCCTGGGCCGGGTCCCTGGCGGTGCTCCTGGTGGTGCTGCTGGTCTCCCGGCGGGTGGAGAACAACACGGTGCTCCTCATCCTGGGGCTCATGTTCGGCTACGCCTCCGGGTCCCTGGTGACGGTGCTGCTGCATTTCTCCTCGGGGGAGCAGGCCCACGGGTACCTGGCCTGGAGCTTCGGCACCTTCTCCGGCACCACGGGGGCCCAGGTGGGGGTGATGGCCCTGGGCATCCTCCCCGCCCTTCTGGCGGCCTGCGCCCTGGCCAAGCCCCTGAACGCCCTCCTCCTGGGGGAACGCTACGCCGCCACCATGGGGGTCCCGGTGCGCCGCCTCCGGGGGGGGCTCATCGTGGTGGCCGCCCTCCTGTCGGGGAGCGTCACCGCCTTCTGCGGTCCCGTGGCCTTCCTGGGCATCGCCACCCCCCACCTGTGCCGGGCCCTGCTGCGCACCGAGGACCACCGGGTCCTCCTGCCCGCCTGCGTCGCCGCCGGGAGCCTCCTGGCCCTGGGGGCGGACCTGGCCTCCCGGGGGCTGGGGGGCGGTCTGCCCCTGCCGGTGAACGCCGTCACCTCCCTCCTGGGGGCGCCGGTGGTGGTCTGGGTGGTGCTCCGGGGAAGGGGAGGACGACGATGAACGACCCCATCCTGGAACTGCGGGACCTGTCCGTGGGCTACCGGCTGGGGCGGGGGCGGACCGTACCCCTGGCGTCGGGGCTCAACCTGGCCCTGGCCCCGGGGACCCTCACCGCCCTGGTGGGGCGCAACGGGGCGGGGAAGAGCACCCTGCTGCGCACCCTGGCCCGGCTGCTTCCCCCCCTGGAGGGGCAGGTGCTCTTCCGGGGGCGTCCCGTGGGGACCCTGGGAGCCCGGGACTTCGCCCGATCCGTGAGCCTGGTGCTTCCGGAGCGGGACGCCCCCCCGAACCTGACGGTGCGGGACCTGGTGTCCCTGGGGCGCACCCCCCACACGGACTGGCGGGGCCGGTTGGGGGAGGGGGACCGCCGGGCGGTGGAAGAGGCCCTGACGACCCTGGAGCTGGAGGCGCTGGCGGACCGGAGGGTGGTGTCCTTGAGCGACGGGGAGCGGCAGCGGGCCTTCGTGGCCCGGGCCCTGGCCCAGGAACCGGAGCTGCTGCTGCTGGACGAGCCCACGGCCTTCTCGGACCTGCTGCACAAGGCGGAGGTGCTGCGCATCCTTCGGGAGACCTGCCTCCGGGGGGCCACGGTCCTGCTGATCCTCCACGACATCTCCGTGGCCCTTCGGTTCGCCCACCGCATCTGGGTGCTGGAGGAAGGACGGGTGGAGGAGGGGATCCCGGAGGACCTGCTCTTAGCCGGGACCCTGGAACGGCTCTTTTCTTCTCCTCGGCTGCGCTTCGACCCCCTTCGGGGGACCTATCGGGTCCCCCAGGAGGAGTTCCGGGGGGCCGTGGCCCTGCGGGGAGAGGGGCGGGCGGAGGCCTGCGCCGCCCTGGCCCTGGAGCGGTGGAAGCTGCGGCAGGACCCGGATGCGTCCCTGGTCCTGGAGGCCCGGGACGGGGTCTTCCGGCTCCGGGAGGGGGACCGGGACCTGGGGGTCTTTGGGCGTCTGGAGGACCTGGAGCGGGAACTCCGACGGCACCTTCCGGGGGAGGCCCCGGGAACGGCGGAAGGGAGCTGAGAGCGTGGGGTTGCTTGAGATCATGCGGCTCGGGGGGGCCATCATGTGGGTCCTCCTGGGAATTTCCGTGGCCGCGGGGGCGGTGGTGGCGGAACGGCTGCTCTTCTTCCGACGGGCCTCCACCGACCCGGTCCGCCTGGAGGAGGGCATCGGCACCGCCCTCTGGGAGGAAAGCCCCGAAGAGGCCCTGCGCCTGGCCGCCTCCCGGGACGGATCCCTCCATCGGATCTTCGCCGCCGCCCTGGGGCACTGGGACGCCCCGGCGGAGACCCTGAAGCTCCTCCTGGAGCAGGAGCTGCGTCGGGAGGTGTTTCGCTGGGAGAAGGGGCTTTCCCTCCTCTCCGCCCTGGCCCGGGTGGCCCCCCTGCTGGGGCTTCTGGGGACGGTGCTGGGGATGGTGGAGATCTTCCGTGCCCTCCCCTCGGCGGGGATGGCTTCCCCCATGCTGGTGCTCTCCGGGGGCATCTGGAAGGCCCTGCTCACCACCGTGGCGGGGCTGGTGGTGGCGGTGCCCATCGTCCTGGCCCACACCTACCTGGTCTCCCGCATCCTGCGGGCGGAGGAGGGGCTGGAGCGGGGGGCTGACTTCCTCCTGCGGGAGAAGCTCCTGGGCCGGGGGGCCCGAAGGAACGGGGCATGAAGGGCTTCTCCTCCCGCCGGGCCTCCCCGGACCTGGACATCACCCCCCTCATCGACATCCTCTTCATGCTGATCCTCTTCTTCGTCCTGGCGGCCACCTTCGACCGCGGGGGGCTCTCGGTGGACCTGCCCCGGGGGACGGCCCAGGAGGCCCAGAACCGTCCCTTCACCCTGACCGTGACCCCGGAGGGGACGATCCTGGCGGAAGGAACCCCGGTCGCCCCCGGGGAGGCGGTGCGCCGGGCCGCCGAGGCGGCGGGTACGGGGCGCCCCGTGGCCCTGGCGGGGGACCGAAAGGCCCCCTACGGGGTGGTGGCGGAGCTGCTGGACGGCCTCCGGGTCCAGGGAGTCCGGGCCGTGGGGCTCCTCACCCGCACCGGAAAGGCCCCCTGACCCTCCCCATGAAGCCCTACGCCCTGCCCCTGCTGCTCAGCCTGGGGATCCACGCCCTCCTGATGGGGGCCCTGGGGCTGTGGCGTCCCGCCCCCCTCCCCGAGGCGCCGGAGCGGGTGCTGGTGTTGCGCTTCGCCCCGGCTCCCCCGCCCCCCGTGGCCCCCCCCCGCAGGACGCCCCGGGCCGCGCCGCAGGCAGCCCCCCCGGAGCCCCGGAAGGCACCCGCCCCGGCGGCGGCGCCCAAACCGCCCCAGGCTCTCCCCCGCCGTGCCGCCGCCCCCGTTCCGGCTCCCGTCGCCCCCCTCCGCCCCGTTTCCCGGACCGCCGAACCCCCCGGAGCGGGGGAGGCGGAGGAGGTTCGAGGGGACGCCGCCCCCGCCTCGGGCTCCGGGACGAAGGAAGCGCCCCCTCCTCGGGAAGAGGCCGCAGCTCCGGGAGGCGAAGGACTGAAGGACGCGGAGGTGGTGGACGTTCGGGGCGTGGAGGTGCTCCGTCGCGTGGTGCCGGACTACCCCCCGTCGTGCCGCAGACGGGGCCAGGAGGGCACGACGGTGCTGGTGGCCCAGGTGGAGGGGGGAGCGGTGCGCTCCCTTCGGGTGGAACGGTCCAGCGGCTTCGGGGCCCTGGACGAGGCCGCCGCGGACGCCCTGAAACGCTGGCGCTTCGCCCGGGGCGTCACCGCCTCCGTCCGGGTCCCCGTGATCTTCCGGCTTCAGTGAACGGGGAAGGGCGGGAAGCGGCTTCCTGTTTGTCAGAGCCTCAGGGAAGAACGGAAGTCAGGTGGCTATTCAGGTAGCGGTTGAGACTGACCTTGGCTTCCGTCGCCTGGACCGCCAGCTTGCGGTGCAGCTCCGGAGTGGTCCGAAGAAGGATCTTGCCCGAATAGACCCGATCCGATAGCGGTTCGGGGATCGGCTCGCCGTTGCGCTCCATGTCCTCCACCGTCTCGGCGACGAGGGCCATGATCCCGCTGAAAGCCTTCTGCGGGTCCTTCTCCAGCCAAGAAAGGCTTGGGAACTCGGAACAGAGCCCGACGTACTCGTTGTCTCCCTGGGACCACTCCACCCGGTAGATGTAGTGGGACGTGTTTTCGTTCATGACGGGCTCCTTTCTTCGCCTTCCAGTAGGCGATCGGTGGGCCTTGATGACCTGCTTGACCTGGTATCCTTTGGCTTTGCCGCCTTCGCCTTTCTGAATGTTGACCCTCGGGTCACCGGGCCAAGGCGTCTTGAAGTCATAGCTCCCTGCCGCACTCCGAAATGCTATGCTTATAACCTTGCTTATGTCATGCGCCGGGCGGTCATAGCTCCCTGCC
The sequence above is drawn from the Aminomonas paucivorans DSM 12260 genome and encodes:
- a CDS encoding TonB family protein, translating into MKPYALPLLLSLGIHALLMGALGLWRPAPLPEAPERVLVLRFAPAPPPPVAPPRRTPRAAPQAAPPEPRKAPAPAAAPKPPQALPRRAAAPVPAPVAPLRPVSRTAEPPGAGEAEEVRGDAAPASGSGTKEAPPPREEAAAPGGEGLKDAEVVDVRGVEVLRRVVPDYPPSCRRRGQEGTTVLVAQVEGGAVRSLRVERSSGFGALDEAAADALKRWRFARGVTASVRVPVIFRLQ
- a CDS encoding iron ABC transporter permease — encoded protein: MRADALPRGLWLLLLAGAALVAFGADLFLGSVSIPPERVLRALLSWGVQDPQDRIVLAFRLPRAATALLAGAALAASGLLMQTLFENPLAGSFVLGVDSGAGLGVALLLLAADSLGAGISRFLALGGVAAASWAGSLAVLLVVLLVSRRVENNTVLLILGLMFGYASGSLVTVLLHFSSGEQAHGYLAWSFGTFSGTTGAQVGVMALGILPALLAACALAKPLNALLLGERYAATMGVPVRRLRGGLIVVAALLSGSVTAFCGPVAFLGIATPHLCRALLRTEDHRVLLPACVAAGSLLALGADLASRGLGGGLPLPVNAVTSLLGAPVVVWVVLRGRGGRR
- a CDS encoding TonB-dependent receptor plug domain-containing protein; this translates as MAFLGAPARGEDLPPVTVTDTRLEAEEGAASPGCVTILRPEEVRGEAKTVADLLEQSAGVHVVRLRGRGNYTVALVRGSTAAQVAVYLDGTLVNSAGESAVDLSTLPVESVERIEVYRGAIPARFGVSGAGAVVSILTRRPRGREGSVLVQGGSYGEWGLSGRYGNDLGDGRYLVSFGFSGSQGDFSYHNDNGTPWNPSDDYDATRQNNDWTEGNLLFRYQGDDGWRFRAEAYRRDQDLPRKASGNDRPGDPPGSNLDTRRLRLAAGKEGSWEGGSWSWDLTYGRLEKEFFDPLDPRTLPTPRSTRNQYDTDLWDLSGGTTLTPWKGHRVDLRMRLAHEALSVKGDYVDRYGLRGEYTQNATDLTAEDRIDLGGGTVLVPTLRWNRVDDESHLSGGLALEGRFSSSLGWHASWGVYHRAPNLYERYGDGALILPRPDLEWERSVQWDAGLRWSGTVAGGRTTLDVSYFQADAEDLIEFVMAGPYVGYYDNIGKSFVRGAEVEATYARDTWDAVLAYTYTDGENRTPGGNYGKPLPNRPKHAATLRVNGDLLPRLRGFLEVEYLGENWVDAGANLAYEDLTTVGLGIKWSLREGGVLTLGVRDLFDQSSDRKNLPTYGPSELAWYPDPGRTFYASYLWTF
- a CDS encoding ABC transporter ATP-binding protein, which gives rise to MNDPILELRDLSVGYRLGRGRTVPLASGLNLALAPGTLTALVGRNGAGKSTLLRTLARLLPPLEGQVLFRGRPVGTLGARDFARSVSLVLPERDAPPNLTVRDLVSLGRTPHTDWRGRLGEGDRRAVEEALTTLELEALADRRVVSLSDGERQRAFVARALAQEPELLLLDEPTAFSDLLHKAEVLRILRETCLRGATVLLILHDISVALRFAHRIWVLEEGRVEEGIPEDLLLAGTLERLFSSPRLRFDPLRGTYRVPQEEFRGAVALRGEGRAEACAALALERWKLRQDPDASLVLEARDGVFRLREGDRDLGVFGRLEDLERELRRHLPGEAPGTAEGS
- a CDS encoding MotA/TolQ/ExbB proton channel family protein encodes the protein MGLLEIMRLGGAIMWVLLGISVAAGAVVAERLLFFRRASTDPVRLEEGIGTALWEESPEEALRLAASRDGSLHRIFAAALGHWDAPAETLKLLLEQELRREVFRWEKGLSLLSALARVAPLLGLLGTVLGMVEIFRALPSAGMASPMLVLSGGIWKALLTTVAGLVVAVPIVLAHTYLVSRILRAEEGLERGADFLLREKLLGRGARRNGA
- a CDS encoding ABC transporter substrate-binding protein → MNDPQNPGRRRFRAPLLLCCLAALLAGGLPAWGAPKGEAPRHARLFSLDRKEGLTVLHNRLPWGGATEELAWVLTPDPSAPVPPALAGLPRLRCPARRIVALTIPAVSALSLLGCSDRIVGVGGKRFLYDPGKELAGVTEVGPEGGMGPDADLERIVALKPDVVLAYVYTPQERATAERLASLGVPVVFLSEYLEATPLGMAEWLVAVGALVGREAQARAFYDRTVLDYGAIRARALGAQGRPKALAGAPFQGSWYVAGRDSWLARLVGDAGGDYLWKDLPGRGSVPVEAETVFSRASKADVWVQCGLWRSLEEIRRSDPRLAQLAPFRGGRVFNNDARSRPGGGNDYYESGVWRPDRILGDLAAVLHPERFPGHRFTYYRRLPVGKP
- a CDS encoding type II toxin-antitoxin system HicB family antitoxin — its product is MNENTSHYIYRVEWSQGDNEYVGLCSEFPSLSWLEKDPQKAFSGIMALVAETVEDMERNGEPIPEPLSDRVYSGKILLRTTPELHRKLAVQATEAKVSLNRYLNSHLTSVLP
- a CDS encoding Synerg-CTERM sorting domain-containing protein, coding for MRKGFGRVLWGAAAGIVLLAGCAFAVEADSAVYATSDFTTGRLGVAAGNALTQVGTVAGDPGVLVFRKNGAEKVLYREPVNYGAGEDTVTVFDPANWSAPEANLRMGHNICGAVASGQHLFCANYYNDGTSSFLTKHDMNDRYKLVASLDLDDKNAANGSEYVKDVALVDGALFVLVERRDGAWPPAFFPSSLVKVDPSALTVQGSAELNPNPSTMAYSSITGKFYVACVGGTRNAATLPATSIQTVVPSTLAVGTFATAENLPASDRQYAFDQIGVAGGVLFVTGYFNGPVTWPAPNPCKVYSCTLLAPAMTERGSFTGWINDAAADPEQGRFWVSHRGTGQADGALVLYGLSGSEVRRFDEAKLGGVPYAVAPLTRTGGGSGGGSGGGCSAAAFSPFALFLLLPLLALRWRR
- a CDS encoding ExbD/TolR family protein, which gives rise to MKGFSSRRASPDLDITPLIDILFMLILFFVLAATFDRGGLSVDLPRGTAQEAQNRPFTLTVTPEGTILAEGTPVAPGEAVRRAAEAAGTGRPVALAGDRKAPYGVVAELLDGLRVQGVRAVGLLTRTGKAP